The bacterium genome includes the window ACTTCCATATTTTTGTACTCATCTTCAGTTATAACAATCCCTGCTTTCTTCAACATTTCAAATGACTTTTTCTTCAATTCCTCTACCTTGCTTCTTTTAATCATTTTTTTCCCCTCCTTTTATCCAATATTTTTTTAATTTCTCTACCAGCATTGTTTCTAAATTTTTATAAGGAGTTATTTCCTTTTCTCTGAAAAAATTGTATAAAAGGCTTAGTGTTTTCCCTTCTTTAAATAGTACATTCATAATCCCTTCTTCCCACAGTTTTTCATTTTCTAAAATTTTTCTCCAGTATCTTAATTCTAAATCTTTAATCTCCTTAAAACTTTCCTCTGGAGTTCTATCAAAATTAATCTCTGGCAATTCAGGCAAATTTTCCTTCCAATTTTGCTTCAAAGTTTCTAATTTACCCTTTCTTTTTTGAAGAATCGTGGTCATCCCTAACCTTCTGTTCAATAAAATAATAGTTATTACCATCTGTAAAATATTGATCCAAAAACTATTCTTCTCCAGTTTTATTATTAATAACTTTTTTATTTAAACTTTTAAACCCTATTTCATTAAAAATCTCATCTATTATTTCTTCAACCGCATCCCCTAATCTAATTTCATGAGATTGAAGAAGATGTTGTAAAATTTTTGCACCGGGTTTTGTTGGCCTAAATAAACCAATAAATCTTTCCGGTTTCTCTGCTAATTTTTTCAATAACTCTTTTTTTTCTCCCTCAAAAATATGCCTATTTAAAATTGAACAAAATTTTTCATAGTTCATTGTTTACCTCGATTTTTTCAAATATTCCTTCCATTCTCTATGTAACTTTAAAGTTTCCGTTAATTTTAAAGAACTTTCAAATCTTTTTTTTATTCCTTATACATATTTTTGATTAATTTCTATTATAACAAAATTTCTATTTAACCCTTTGGCAACATATCCAGTTGTTCCTGTCCCTGCAACAGGGTCTAATATTAAATCTCTTTCTTTTGTGCTTGTTAAAATTACTCTTTTAAGAAGTTCTATTGGCTTTTGAGTTGAATGAAGTTTTTTCCCATTATAGTCTTTAATTCTTTCTTTTCCCCAGCAAATTGGTAAAACCCAAACATTTGCTCCTATCGTTCCTATCCCAAATTTTTTAGCATATTCCTTGTTAAATGTATATCTTTTAACATTTTTATCTTTTACTGCCCAAATAAGAGTTTCAGTTGCATTTGTAAACCTAACTCCTAACCAGTTAGGCATTGGATTTGTTTTCACCCATATAACATCGTTAAGGATCCAAAAACCTAAGTCTTGCATAATTTTTCCAATCCTAAAAATACTATGATAAGTTGCTATAACCCATATTGTAGCATTGGACTTCATTACTCTTTTTACTTCTATAAGTAAATTTGCAATAAATTTATCATATTCTTCAAAACAAGAAAATTTATCCCATTCATCATTCACCCCTTCAACTATACTTTTAACTTTCCATCTCCTTAACTCTTTTTGAGGAAGTTGTAAAAAATAAGGGGGGTCAATAAAAACCATATCAAAACTTTCTTCTCTTAACTTCCTTAAAACATTAAAGCAATCTCCTAAAATAACTTTATTTTTAATTTCTGTTGTCGTATAATGTATCTTTTCTGGACTATCTTTTATTATCATCTCTTCCTTTTGCTCAATAAACAAATCTCCATTTATAATTTTCTTCATTTTATTACCTTTTTTATTCTTTCTATTACTTTTTCTTTTCCAAGGAGTTCTATCATACCAAACAAATCAGGGCCTTTTGTTCTTCCACTGACTACAAATCTCAATGGATGGAAAACAAAAGATGTCTTTAATCCCTTTTCAGAACAGTAATCCCTAACTTTTCTTTCTATTTCCTCTCTTTTAAAATCATCCATTTTCTCAAAAACATCTGCAATTTCAGATAGAATTTTCTTTGTATTTTCATTTATAAGTTTTTCAAAGTTTTCTTTTTCATATTCAGGGTCTTTTAAGAAAAATTCAATAAGATACGGAACCTCCTTTAACTTCTTTATTTTTTCCTGCTCAAGAGATATCGCTTTTTTTATATATTCTTCCTTTTCTCTTTCAACATTGTCATAAAGTAATCCTTTCTCTTTCAAAAAAGGTAAGGATAACTGGTATATTCTATCAATTGATGAGTTTCTTATATATAAACTATTCATCCACAATAATTTTTCAGGGTCAAAAACAGCACTTGCTTTATGACATCTTTCAATTGAAAACTCATTTATTAACTCTTCTTTTGTAAAAATTTCTTTACTTTCAGTTGTTCCCCATCCAAGTAAAGAAATATAATTAAAAAATGCTTCTGGAAGATAACCCTCTTCCTTATATGCTCTTACAGATGTTGCTCCATGTCTTTTGCTTAACCTTGTTCTATCAGGTCCCAATGTCATAGACATATGGGCAAATTGAGGGATTTCTGCTTTTATTGCTTTAAAAATTAAAACATGTTTTGGAGTATTGGGAAGATGGTCTTCTCCCCTTATTACATGAGTTATCCTCATCAAATAATCATCTATAACAACAGCAAAATTAAAAGTAGGGGTCCCGTCTGACTTCATTATAACAAAATCGGTTAAATGTTCTCCTTCAAAAACAACTCTACCTCTTATTAGGTCATTTATCTCTATTTTCTCTTCAGGAACTTTTAACCTTAAAACATACTGCCTTCCTTCTCTTTCATACTGACTTATTTTTTCTTTTGTTAAATTCCTGCATCTACCATCATAACCAGGAGGAAGTCCTTTCTCCTGTGCCTGTTTTCTCATTTCTTCAAGTTCTTCTTTTGTACAGAAACATTTATAAACAAACCCTTCCTTTAAAAGTTTTTCAGCAAATTCCCTGTAAATATAAATCCTTTCACTCTGCCTGTAAGGACCATATTCTC containing:
- a CDS encoding type II restriction endonuclease; translation: MVITIILLNRRLGMTTILQKRKGKLETLKQNWKENLPELPEINFDRTPEESFKEIKDLELRYWRKILENEKLWEEGIMNVLFKEGKTLSLLYNFFREKEITPYKNLETMLVEKLKKYWIKGGEKND
- a CDS encoding restriction endonuclease gives rise to the protein MNYEKFCSILNRHIFEGEKKELLKKLAEKPERFIGLFRPTKPGAKILQHLLQSHEIRLGDAVEEIIDEIFNEIGFKSLNKKVINNKTGEE
- a CDS encoding DNA methyltransferase, whose product is MKKIINGDLFIEQKEEMIIKDSPEKIHYTTTEIKNKVILGDCFNVLRKLREESFDMVFIDPPYFLQLPQKELRRWKVKSIVEGVNDEWDKFSCFEEYDKFIANLLIEVKRVMKSNATIWVIATYHSIFRIGKIMQDLGFWILNDVIWVKTNPMPNWLGVRFTNATETLIWAVKDKNVKRYTFNKEYAKKFGIGTIGANVWVLPICWGKERIKDYNGKKLHSTQKPIELLKRVILTSTKERDLILDPVAGTGTTGYVAKGLNRNFVIIEINQKYV
- the gltX gene encoding glutamate--tRNA ligase; the protein is MVRVRFAPSPTGFLHIGNARTALFNYLFARKNKGKFVLRIEDTDIERSRKEYEEAIIEDLKWLGLEWDEGPDVGGEYGPYRQSERIYIYREFAEKLLKEGFVYKCFCTKEELEEMRKQAQEKGLPPGYDGRCRNLTKEKISQYEREGRQYVLRLKVPEEKIEINDLIRGRVVFEGEHLTDFVIMKSDGTPTFNFAVVIDDYLMRITHVIRGEDHLPNTPKHVLIFKAIKAEIPQFAHMSMTLGPDRTRLSKRHGATSVRAYKEEGYLPEAFFNYISLLGWGTTESKEIFTKEELINEFSIERCHKASAVFDPEKLLWMNSLYIRNSSIDRIYQLSLPFLKEKGLLYDNVEREKEEYIKKAISLEQEKIKKLKEVPYLIEFFLKDPEYEKENFEKLINENTKKILSEIADVFEKMDDFKREEIERKVRDYCSEKGLKTSFVFHPLRFVVSGRTKGPDLFGMIELLGKEKVIERIKKVIK